From the Lathyrus oleraceus cultivar Zhongwan6 chromosome 4, CAAS_Psat_ZW6_1.0, whole genome shotgun sequence genome, one window contains:
- the LOC127076223 gene encoding auxin-responsive protein SAUR78: MAKLAKLTKLKSAIKRWPSLTKLTRTSSSVSSSSKQHEHEQQQQQDLHAVYVGKSRRRYLVNAEVVQHPVFQELVDRSCCEDGAVVVSCEVVLFEHLLWMLESGGNETQLGSMDELVEFYNCGAC, translated from the coding sequence ATGGCCAAGCTTGCAAAGCTAACAAAACTCAAATCCGCCATCAAAAGATGGCCATCGTTAACCAAACTAACCCGCACCAGCAGCTCTGTCTCTTCCTCCTCCAAGCAACACGAACAcgaacaacaacaacaacaagacCTTCACGCTGTCTACGTCGGAAAGTCGCGGCGACGGTATCTCGTGAACGCTGAAGTTGTTCAGCACCCGGTTTTTCAGGAGCTGGTGGATAGGTCTTGTTGTGAGGATGGTGCTGTGGTTGTTTCTTgtgaagttgttttgtttgaaCATTTGTTGTGGATGCTTGAGAGTGGTGGAAATGAGACGCAATTGGGATCCATGGATGAACTTGTTGAGTTCTATAACTGTGGTGCATGTTGA